Within Caproicibacterium argilliputei, the genomic segment GGCCAGAACATGGGGCTGGTGAAGTACTGCATGAAGTATTTCATACCGCTCCACTGGCCGCCGGTAAATCCTTTGCTAAAATCATAGTCGCGAAACGCCAGCTGCAGCCCATACATCGGCCCGTAGCAGAAAATAAGGATATAAACAATCGCGGGCAGAATCATGACCCACAGCTGCCAGTCCCGCTTCAGATAGTACCCCACGCTCCGCTTTCGCGTAGTGGCGGCAAAACTGCCCCCCGCAGATGCCTGTCGCACAAAAAAGACCCCTTTCCTGATAAGCAAAGGCAGGATGTGAACCTGCAGCATCCCGCCTTTGCCTGTCGATTCAGATTTTATTTGACGGTTTTCAGGTATTCGTCATAAGCCTTCTGACGGATTTCCAGGTTTTTGGTCAGCCCTGCATTGTTGAGTGAGGTTACGAAAGCACTCCACTCGCTGTCAATGTTTTTGTTGGCATTTGTCATCCAGGTGGACCATGTCTGGTCGGTAATGTTGGTGATGTTCGCCTGATTCATCGCCATAGTGTTGATGTCATCCTGGTTGTACTTCATAAACTGCTGCGGATACACGTTCTTCTTCGGGTCGACCGTGTTCAGCACGTCGTCGTAAACCGACTTTTCCTTGGTGACTGCCTGCATATCCGTGCCGAGCTTCAGTTTGGTTTTCATTTCATCGCGGATATACAGCGGGCCGTCATCCGCAAAGGTATTGGTCCACTTCCATGTGCCAGGGTCGATGGAGGTGTCTGCCGGAGCAAGGACTTCATACGTACCGTCACTGTTTTCTTTGGTCCCCTTGTCGGTATCGTTCATGCCGCCAAACAGCACCTGAATGCTGTTTTTCTCGTTATAAAACGCATCAATAAACTTCATGGCGGCGTCCTTATCCTTGCACTGGTTGCTCATGGCGACGCTGTTGGAGCGGTAGTTCAAGTCATAGTAATCGTAAGAGTAGCAGACTTTCTGGGTATCCGTGCTTTCCTTCAGCTGCGGAATGGCAACGTACTGGTCTTTAAGCTCATTGCCGAAGCGGTCGCCAGCCTCCCAGCCCCAGGTAAAGCCAACCTTGGCGGTTTTGCCGCTGCCGCGTGCCACAGACTGGAATTTGGAGTAGTCCTGTGTAACGGCTTCCTTATTAATCAGGCCTTCTTTATACAGCTTCTGTACGAACTTCATCACCGTTTTGAAGCGGTCGTCAACATAGTAATTTTTAATCTTGCCGTCCTCTGCAAAATATCCCAGCGGAGAAATGCCGGTAATCTGCATACCGGTGCTGCCCAGCAGGTTTTTCAGCCCGTAAGCGCCGTCAAAGCCGTTGAAGTCCATCGGAATTTCATCAGAGGTACTGCCGTTTTTGTTGGCATCCTTTGACTTGAAAGCCAGCAGAACCTGCTCCAGCTCATCCCACGTGGTCGGCACTTTCAAGCCGAGGTTATCCAGCCAGGTTTTGTTGATATACATGGTTCCGTTGGTCTTGGGCCAGAGTGCCTGATAAGACGGTGTTGCGTAGATTTTGCTGTCTGTGGTGGTAACCAGGGTTTTCGTTTCCGGATGGTCCTTAAACATCTGCGAAATATTCGGAGCGTCCTTTTCAATCAGGGAGGTCATGTCTGCAAACAGCCCGTTATACTGTACAAAGTCGGAGCCAGAAGCATCGACCGCGTTAAACAGAAGATCCGGAATTTCGCCGCTGGCAAACATCGCGCTCTTTTTCTGATCCCAGTCAGCAGAAATCTGCTGCCACTCGATTTCGACGCCGGCCTTGTCTTCCAGCTGCTGCAGCCATTTCATTTTAGTAACATCCTTTGTTAAGGAATGCTTCACAAACAGGGCTGTCAGTTTTACTTTACCGCTTGTGGCGGTGCTGCCGGTGCTGCCTGAGCTGCCGCCCCCCGTGCTTTCTCCGCAGCCCGCCAAGCCCGCAGTGACCATACAGCCCGCAAGAAGCGCTGCCAAAATCCGCTTTCCTTTCATCTGTAAACAACTCCTTTTCCTGTTCGGCGCCCTTCCTGTGCTGCGCCTGAATATTGATGACTTTTGCCACACTTTCTCGGTGCAATTTTAGTATAAACGCACAAATAAAATGACGCAACGTCTGATTTTTGAATGAACAACGGTTATTTTGAATAGATATCCTCCCATTTGAACAACCTTCAGAACATTCAAAAATCAGATGGAAGGTTTTTCTGTTTACAGTTTAACCAATCCGCTTAAAAGTAACCGGTGTGTTTTTGTGAAAAAAACAGTACGCGCAAATTTGCAGAAAAAATCCCCGCCGCATAAAAATCTACGGCGGGGACTCCCTGTTTTCTGTTAAAAAGCGACGCAGGCTCAGCCGGCCTTTTCAAGGTCACGCTTTAGTCTGGCAATAATTCGTTTCTCCAGGCGTGAAATATACGACTGCGAAATGCCCAGTGCGTCTGCGACCTGTTTCTGTGTATGCTCCTTTCTGCAATTTAATCCGAACCGCATCTCCATAATCTGACGCTCGCGCGCGGGCAGGGCACACACGGCAGAAAGCAGCACCCGACGCTCGCTTTCTTCTTCCAGACCGACACTGACCGTGTCGTCAGCGCTGCCAAGCACATCCGCAAGCAAAAGTTCATTTCCGTCCCAATCCACATTCAGCGGGTCATCAATGGAAATTTCATTTTTGAGTTGGCTGGACTTCCGCAAGTACATCAAAATCTCATTTTCAATACAGCGCGACGCATAAGTCGCCAGCTTAATCTTTTTTTCTGGGCGGAATGTATTGACCGCCTTAATCAGACCAATGGTACCGATGGAAATGAGATCCTCTGCACCTGCACCCGGTGATTCAAACTTTTTGGCTATGTATACCACCAACCGCAGGTTGTGTGTAATCAGCGGTTCCCTTGCATTGGGTGTGCCCGCCTCAATTTCCGCGTAAATTTTTGCCTCTTCCTCCTTTGTGAGCGGCGGCGGCAGCGTTTCGGGGCCGTTGATGTAATGAACCGGTGCGGCAAGCAAGCGGCGGAGCCATCTTTTCAGTTTTTCCAGCATGCCCATTTTCCTTTCTTCCATATTCCACGGATTTTTGTGTTTTTTCGATTCCACCCTCCAGCAAATACGGCGGAATCAGCGCTTGATATTCGCCGCCGGAAAGCTTTTTTTCTGCGTAAGCAACGTAACACGCTGCGCGGCAGATGCCACCCCCTGGGAACACCAGCGTGCAGGACTCTGCCCGCCACGCCTGCAGCAGCCCTTCCCCACCGACCGAGGTAAACGGAATCACCCTGGCCGGCGTTTTGGGCGGCGGCGGCAGCGCATCCTTTTCCGCAACCACCACCGGCAGCCCAGAAAAAGGCTCTTTCAGCGAGCAGCCTGTGTCTACCCGCGCCTGCAGCACGCAGGTCTGTCCGCCCAGTGTCAGCTTCAGCTGACAGACGGTGTGCTGCAGCGGGCCGCGGCCGGTCACCCGCTGCAGCAGGCGGAGCACAAAGTAGCTGAGCAGCGTCAGACCAATCAGCAGCAGCGGCGGCACATCAAAGTAGACCACGCTGTTTTTGACAAACAGACCGCTGGGCGCAAGAAAATACCAGATTGCCACCAGAACACCGGCAAACGCAAAGCTCAGCAGAAAGAAAGAAAACACTTGCCGAAAAAACGCGCGGCATCCCTGAAACCCAAATGCGGCCAGTGCAACCGGCAGGCAAAGGCTCAGCTTCACCAGGAAATCGACCGCTGGCGGAAATGGCGGCAGCAAGATGACCAGCGAGCCGACTGCCCCAACCAGCGCACCCAAAAGCAGCCTGCGTCGGTGCACGGTCATGTGCAAAAATTTGGTCACAAGCAGCAGCAGCAGATAATCAATCAGCAGGTTGACCGCGACCAGCACATCCACGTACACCGTCTGCAAAAAAATCACCCCCTTGCTAACCAGTATAGCCAGCCCAAAGCCGGTATTTTGTCAAAGTCCGTACAGCGGCAGAATAAATCTGCGCCGCTCAGCAGACAGAAAAATCCGCAGGAAAGGCAGCGCCCCTCCCGCGGATTCCGTGTGTAAACAGAAATGGAAGATCCGTTAATCGTCAGCCGGATCCTCACCGGGCTGAATTGCGTCAGTTCCGCTTTCGCCAGTGCGGATGCGCACCGCTTCGCGAATTTCGTAGCTGAAGATTTTGCCGTCACCGACATTGCCGGTATGCGCCGCCGCGCAAATGGCATCAATGGTTTTGCGCTCCCATTCCTCAGTAGAAACAATGATTTCAAACTTAATTTTCGGCAGCATATTGATGTGTATTTTGCTGCCACGAACCTGCTCCGTGTAACCCATCTGGGTACCGCAGCCCATAACCTGGGAAACTGTCAGCCCGCGCACCTGGATTTTCTGCAGGGCTTCCTTGACGTCTTCCATCTTTTCTTCGCGCACAATCGCTTCAATTTTAATCATGCCGTCTGCCTCCTCACTCAGTCGTCCAGTCCGTTAAAGGACGGATACGCACGCTCGCCGTGCTGGGAAAGATCCAGCCCGATTTGCTCGTCGCGCGAATCCACGCGCAGGGGCGTAATCAGCTTGACAACCGCCGCGCAAATTAGGGTTCCCACCACGGCAACCGCGATGGTCACGACAATGCTCAGCAGCTGCGCGCCAAACAGACGCACATCGCCAAAGACCAAGCCGTCCCACTGGGCAACCGGATTGATGCTCTTCTGTGCAAACAGGCCGGTCGCAATCCCGCCCCAGATACCGCCGACGCCGTGGCAGCCGAAAGCGTCCAGTGCATCGTCATAGCCGAACTTTTTCTTGAGCACCGAAACCGCAAAGTAGCAAATGGGGCTGACCAGCAGACCGATAATCAGGGACGCCCACACCGGCACAAAACCGGCGCCCGGCGTAATGGCAACCAAACCAACCACCAGCCCCGTGCTGGCGCCCACCAGCGTCGGCGCTTTGTTGGTCAGCACGTCAATCAGCATCCAGGACACCATGGCTGCCGCCGCAGAAAGCGCCGTTGTCGTGAAAGCGTGCACCGCAAGCCCGTTTGCTGCCAGTGCGCTGCCGGCGTTGAAACCGAACCAGCCAAACCACAGCAGTGCCGCACCGAGCGCGACGAACGGAATGTTATGTACCCGGTAATTCACGTGTTCGTAACCGTTGCGCTTTCCAAGCAGCAGACACAGCACCAGGCCGCTCACACCGGAGGTGATATGTACCACATTGCCGCCGGCAAAGTCTACCGAACCAAGCTTCGCCAAAAGACCGCCCTGCCCCCAGACCATGTGCGCAACCGGATAGTAGACCAGCAGCGACCAAAAAATCACGAAAAAGAACAGCGCTTTAAACCGCATCCGCCCCGCAACAGCACCGGTAATCAGTGCCGGCGTAATGACCGCAAACATCATCTGAAACACAGCAAACGCCATGTGCGGAATGGTTTTGCTGTACGGCCCCGCACTCTCACCGACTCCCTGAAAAAATGCCCACTGCAGGCTGCCAATCACGCCGCCGTGATCGCTGCCAAACGACAGCGAATACCCCACTGCCACCCACATGACAATGGCAACCCCCATGATGAAGAAGGAATTCATCATGTTGTTCACCACATTTTTGCGCCGCCCAAGGCCGCCGTAAAAAAATGCAAGTCCGGGGGTCATCAGCAGCACCAGCGCCGCTGAAACCAGCACAAAAGCAGTATCTCCTGAATTCATCGCAAACCCTCCTGTTGTTTTTCGGCAAAAAAAGACGCCGTTGGGAATTTTCCCAACGGCGTCTTTGCCATATCATATGCGCTATTATACTGCACAGCGCTTTCATTTGCAACCTTTTTTTCAGAAAATCTTACTTTACCCCGGCAAAGCACCGGGATTTGCTTTTAAATCTGGGCCGGCTGTGTTACGGCTGTGCGCTGATACTGGGACATATACAGGCGGTAGTACAGTCCCTTTTTCTCCATCAATTCCTCATGGGTTCCACTTTCTAAGATTTGCCCATCTGCCACATACATAATGCGCGTGCAGTCCCGAA encodes:
- a CDS encoding type 2 periplasmic-binding domain-containing protein; protein product: MKGKRILAALLAGCMVTAGLAGCGESTGGGSSGSTGSTATSGKVKLTALFVKHSLTKDVTKMKWLQQLEDKAGVEIEWQQISADWDQKKSAMFASGEIPDLLFNAVDASGSDFVQYNGLFADMTSLIEKDAPNISQMFKDHPETKTLVTTTDSKIYATPSYQALWPKTNGTMYINKTWLDNLGLKVPTTWDELEQVLLAFKSKDANKNGSTSDEIPMDFNGFDGAYGLKNLLGSTGMQITGISPLGYFAEDGKIKNYYVDDRFKTVMKFVQKLYKEGLINKEAVTQDYSKFQSVARGSGKTAKVGFTWGWEAGDRFGNELKDQYVAIPQLKESTDTQKVCYSYDYYDLNYRSNSVAMSNQCKDKDAAMKFIDAFYNEKNSIQVLFGGMNDTDKGTKENSDGTYEVLAPADTSIDPGTWKWTNTFADDGPLYIRDEMKTKLKLGTDMQAVTKEKSVYDDVLNTVDPKKNVYPQQFMKYNQDDINTMAMNQANITNITDQTWSTWMTNANKNIDSEWSAFVTSLNNAGLTKNLEIRQKAYDEYLKTVK
- the sigE gene encoding RNA polymerase sporulation sigma factor SigE, translated to MLAAPVHYINGPETLPPPLTKEEEAKIYAEIEAGTPNAREPLITHNLRLVVYIAKKFESPGAGAEDLISIGTIGLIKAVNTFRPEKKIKLATYASRCIENEILMYLRKSSQLKNEISIDDPLNVDWDGNELLLADVLGSADDTVSVGLEEESERRVLLSAVCALPARERQIMEMRFGLNCRKEHTQKQVADALGISQSYISRLEKRIIARLKRDLEKAG
- a CDS encoding sigma-E processing peptidase SpoIIGA encodes the protein MYVDVLVAVNLLIDYLLLLLVTKFLHMTVHRRRLLLGALVGAVGSLVILLPPFPPAVDFLVKLSLCLPVALAAFGFQGCRAFFRQVFSFFLLSFAFAGVLVAIWYFLAPSGLFVKNSVVYFDVPPLLLIGLTLLSYFVLRLLQRVTGRGPLQHTVCQLKLTLGGQTCVLQARVDTGCSLKEPFSGLPVVVAEKDALPPPPKTPARVIPFTSVGGEGLLQAWRAESCTLVFPGGGICRAACYVAYAEKKLSGGEYQALIPPYLLEGGIEKTQKSVEYGRKENGHAGKTEKMAPPLACRTGSLHQRPRNAAAAAHKGGRGKNLRGN
- a CDS encoding P-II family nitrogen regulator, producing MIKIEAIVREEKMEDVKEALQKIQVRGLTVSQVMGCGTQMGYTEQVRGSKIHINMLPKIKFEIIVSTEEWERKTIDAICAAAHTGNVGDGKIFSYEIREAVRIRTGESGTDAIQPGEDPADD
- a CDS encoding ammonium transporter; translation: MNSGDTAFVLVSAALVLLMTPGLAFFYGGLGRRKNVVNNMMNSFFIMGVAIVMWVAVGYSLSFGSDHGGVIGSLQWAFFQGVGESAGPYSKTIPHMAFAVFQMMFAVITPALITGAVAGRMRFKALFFFVIFWSLLVYYPVAHMVWGQGGLLAKLGSVDFAGGNVVHITSGVSGLVLCLLLGKRNGYEHVNYRVHNIPFVALGAALLWFGWFGFNAGSALAANGLAVHAFTTTALSAAAAMVSWMLIDVLTNKAPTLVGASTGLVVGLVAITPGAGFVPVWASLIIGLLVSPICYFAVSVLKKKFGYDDALDAFGCHGVGGIWGGIATGLFAQKSINPVAQWDGLVFGDVRLFGAQLLSIVVTIAVAVVGTLICAAVVKLITPLRVDSRDEQIGLDLSQHGERAYPSFNGLDD